The Streptomyces cynarae genome contains a region encoding:
- a CDS encoding HD domain-containing protein, producing the protein MTDLDALRESWRRTLLAVRGGAERPDPEPYADNLLSRWSEPQRRYHTVEHLAAVLGRVDVLEEYADDPDAVRLAAWFHDAVYLPERSENEERSARLAERALPEAGVSEERTVEVARLVRLTVTHDPADGDRNGQVLCDADLAILASPPSAYAAYTAAVREEYHFVPGEAFREGRAAVLRRLLDLPRLFHTPYGREKWEATARYNITSELEMLSLR; encoded by the coding sequence ATGACCGACCTCGACGCGTTGCGTGAGAGCTGGCGGCGCACCCTGCTCGCGGTGCGGGGCGGTGCGGAGCGGCCCGATCCCGAGCCCTACGCCGACAACCTGCTGAGCCGCTGGTCGGAGCCGCAGCGCCGGTACCACACGGTGGAGCATCTGGCGGCGGTCCTCGGCCGTGTCGACGTCCTGGAGGAGTACGCGGACGACCCGGACGCGGTGCGCCTCGCGGCCTGGTTCCACGACGCGGTGTACCTGCCGGAGCGGTCGGAGAACGAGGAGCGGTCGGCACGTCTGGCCGAGCGCGCGCTGCCGGAGGCCGGGGTGTCCGAGGAGAGGACCGTTGAGGTCGCCCGCCTGGTGCGCCTCACCGTGACCCACGACCCCGCCGACGGCGACCGCAACGGCCAGGTCCTGTGCGACGCGGACCTCGCGATCCTCGCCTCTCCCCCGTCGGCGTACGCCGCCTATACGGCGGCCGTCCGCGAGGAGTACCACTTCGTGCCGGGCGAGGCGTTCCGCGAGGGCCGTGCGGCGGTTCTGCGCCGACTCCTCGACCTGCCACGGCTGTTCCACACCCCGTACGGGCGGGAGAAGTGGGAGGCGACGGCCCGCTACAACATCACCTCGGAGCTGGAAATGCTGTCGCTGCGATGA
- a CDS encoding GNAT family N-acetyltransferase → MRSMGGERVTEAVAGSVELLRTAADRDWDGVKAGRLTWSCRLTAFHIAEDLIAYAGQLAGRAQDDYVPFEITLDEGADNSGLLQVIEATGALLAAAVTTTPREVRAFHPYPFRSADREGFAAMGIAEVVLHTHDIAEGLGLAYAPPAELCEDLLMRLFPHVRPGPRPWPTLLWATGRGDLPGREPVTEWRWSNNLVIPTERLTLQGVTPAAATDLRMGGTGGFEWLDGEPFEGTREAAGMLVKAYEAGVHRPEWGVFVLVRREDGRAVGSMGFHGAPDEEGRAEVGYDLVEGARGHGYATEALRSLAAWALARDDVGTLFATVERANTPSQGVIQRAGFTRVSEDEETYAYALHR, encoded by the coding sequence ATGCGAAGCATGGGCGGGGAACGGGTGACGGAAGCCGTCGCGGGGTCCGTGGAGCTGCTGCGGACGGCGGCGGACCGGGACTGGGACGGGGTGAAGGCGGGGCGGCTCACATGGAGCTGCCGCCTGACGGCGTTCCACATCGCCGAGGACCTCATCGCTTACGCCGGGCAGTTGGCGGGCCGCGCGCAGGACGACTACGTGCCCTTCGAGATCACCCTCGACGAGGGCGCCGACAACTCGGGCCTGCTGCAGGTGATCGAGGCGACGGGCGCGCTGCTCGCCGCCGCCGTCACCACCACGCCCCGCGAGGTGCGCGCCTTCCACCCGTACCCGTTCCGCAGCGCGGACCGCGAGGGGTTCGCGGCGATGGGCATCGCCGAGGTCGTGCTGCACACGCACGACATCGCCGAGGGCCTCGGGCTCGCCTACGCCCCGCCCGCCGAGCTGTGCGAGGACCTGCTCATGCGGCTCTTCCCGCATGTCCGGCCCGGCCCCCGGCCCTGGCCGACGCTCCTGTGGGCCACGGGCCGTGGCGACCTGCCCGGCCGGGAGCCGGTCACCGAGTGGCGCTGGAGCAACAACCTCGTCATCCCCACCGAGCGTCTCACCCTTCAGGGCGTCACCCCGGCGGCCGCCACCGATCTGCGCATGGGCGGCACCGGAGGCTTCGAGTGGCTCGACGGCGAGCCCTTCGAGGGCACACGGGAAGCCGCCGGGATGCTCGTGAAGGCGTACGAGGCCGGGGTGCACCGGCCGGAGTGGGGGGTCTTCGTGCTCGTTCGGAGGGAAGACGGGCGCGCGGTCGGGAGCATGGGCTTCCACGGAGCCCCGGACGAGGAGGGACGCGCGGAGGTCGGCTACGACCTGGTGGAGGGCGCCCGCGGCCACGGCTACGCGACCGAGGCGCTGCGCTCCCTCGCCGCGTGGGCGCTGGCCAGGGACGACGTCGGCACACTGTTCGCCACCGTCGAGCGGGCGAACACGCCCTCGCAGGGCGTCATACAGCGGGCCGGGTTCACCCGAGTGAGTGAGGACGAGGAGACGTACGCGTACGCGCTGCACCGCTGA
- a CDS encoding DUF4031 domain-containing protein codes for MTVYIDPPAWPGHGRLWSHLISDVSYDELHAFAGRLGVPRRAFERDHYDLPSHRYADAVAAGAVEVSSREVVRLLHASGLRRRKGREQGLSGAARTRTSPRPHSLG; via the coding sequence GTGACGGTCTACATCGACCCTCCTGCCTGGCCGGGGCACGGTCGCCTGTGGTCGCATCTGATCAGCGACGTCTCGTACGACGAACTCCACGCGTTCGCCGGGAGGCTGGGCGTGCCGCGCCGGGCCTTCGAGCGGGATCACTACGACCTGCCGTCCCACCGGTACGCCGACGCGGTGGCCGCCGGTGCGGTGGAGGTCTCCAGCCGCGAGGTGGTGCGGCTGCTGCACGCGTCCGGACTGCGCCGACGGAAGGGCCGCGAGCAGGGGCTCAGCGGTGCAGCGCGTACGCGTACGTCTCCTCGTCCTCACTCACTCGGGTGA
- a CDS encoding MurR/RpiR family transcriptional regulator, whose translation MTRDVKEIFAGPVGPGVPPAPAALAAKVRTLAPSMTRSMQRVAEAVAGDPAGCAALTVTGLAELTGTSEATVVRTARLLGYPGYRDLRLALAGLAAQQQSGRAPSVTADIAVDDPIADVVAKLAHDEQQTLADTAAGLDTVQLGAAVAALAAARRVDVYGIGASGLVAQDLVQKLLRIGLIAHAHSDPHLAVTNAVQLRAKDVAIAITHSGSTGDVIEPLRVAFEHGATTVAVTGRPDGPVSQYADHVLTTSTARESELRPAAMSSRTSQLLVVDCLFVGVAQRTYETAAPALAASYEALAHRHRPRGGTKR comes from the coding sequence GTGACCCGCGACGTGAAGGAAATTTTCGCAGGGCCGGTGGGCCCGGGGGTGCCACCCGCCCCCGCCGCCCTCGCCGCCAAGGTGCGCACCCTCGCACCGTCCATGACCCGGTCCATGCAGCGCGTCGCCGAGGCCGTCGCCGGGGACCCGGCCGGCTGCGCGGCGCTCACGGTCACCGGGCTCGCCGAACTGACCGGCACCAGCGAGGCCACCGTCGTCCGCACGGCCCGACTGCTCGGCTACCCCGGCTACCGGGACCTGCGGCTCGCCCTCGCCGGCCTCGCCGCCCAACAGCAGTCGGGCCGTGCCCCGTCCGTCACCGCGGACATCGCGGTCGACGACCCCATCGCCGACGTCGTCGCCAAGCTCGCCCACGACGAACAGCAGACCCTCGCCGACACCGCGGCCGGGCTCGACACCGTGCAGCTCGGCGCCGCCGTCGCCGCACTCGCCGCCGCCCGCCGCGTCGACGTCTACGGCATCGGCGCCTCCGGGCTCGTCGCCCAGGACCTGGTGCAGAAGCTGCTGCGGATAGGTCTCATAGCCCACGCGCACAGCGACCCGCACCTCGCCGTCACCAACGCCGTGCAGCTGCGCGCCAAGGACGTGGCGATCGCGATCACGCACTCCGGCTCCACCGGGGACGTCATCGAACCGCTGCGCGTCGCCTTCGAGCACGGCGCGACCACCGTCGCGGTCACAGGCCGCCCGGACGGCCCGGTGTCGCAGTACGCCGACCACGTCCTGACCACGTCCACGGCCCGCGAGAGCGAGCTGCGCCCGGCCGCGATGTCGTCCCGCACCAGCCAACTGCTCGTGGTGGACTGCCTGTTCGTGGGCGTGGCGCAACGGACGTACGAGACGGCGGCGCCGGCGCTGGCCGCTTCGTACGAGGCGTTGGCGCACCGTCACCGCCCACGGGGCGGAACGAAGCGCTAG
- the murQ gene encoding N-acetylmuramic acid 6-phosphate etherase: MTSSSHPRDLRAELETLTTEAFRPELAEIDRLPTLEIAHLMNGEDATVPAAVAARLPQIAAAIDAIAERMALGGRLVYAGAGTAGRLGVLDASECPPTFDTDPSQVVGLIAGGPGAMVTSVEGAEDSRELAAKDLDALELTARDTVVGVSASGRTPYAVGAVEHARARGALTVGLSCNADSALAAAADHGIEIVVGPELLTGSTRLKAGTAQKLVLNMLSTITMIRLGKTYGNLMVDVRASNDKLRARSHRIVALATGAGDEEIERALAATGGEVKNAILTILGGVDGATAKRLLTESGGHLRAALEKSAG, from the coding sequence ATGACCTCCTCGTCCCACCCCCGCGATCTCCGCGCCGAGCTGGAGACGCTGACCACCGAGGCGTTCCGTCCCGAGCTGGCCGAGATCGACCGGCTGCCGACGCTGGAGATCGCGCACCTGATGAACGGCGAGGACGCCACCGTGCCCGCCGCGGTCGCCGCACGGCTGCCGCAGATCGCCGCCGCGATCGACGCCATCGCCGAGCGGATGGCCCTCGGCGGCCGGCTCGTCTACGCGGGCGCGGGGACCGCCGGGCGGCTCGGCGTCCTGGACGCGTCGGAGTGCCCGCCGACCTTCGACACGGACCCCTCCCAGGTCGTGGGCCTGATCGCGGGCGGCCCGGGCGCCATGGTGACGTCGGTCGAGGGCGCGGAGGACTCAAGGGAGCTGGCGGCGAAGGACCTCGACGCGCTGGAGCTGACGGCCCGTGACACGGTGGTCGGCGTCTCGGCGTCGGGGCGCACGCCCTACGCGGTCGGCGCGGTGGAGCACGCCCGGGCGCGGGGCGCGCTGACGGTCGGTCTGTCGTGCAACGCGGACAGCGCGCTCGCGGCCGCCGCCGACCACGGCATCGAGATCGTGGTCGGCCCCGAACTGCTGACCGGCTCGACGCGGCTGAAGGCGGGCACGGCGCAGAAGCTGGTCCTCAACATGCTCTCGACGATCACGATGATCCGCCTCGGCAAGACGTACGGGAACCTGATGGTCGACGTGCGCGCCTCCAACGACAAGCTGCGCGCCCGCTCCCACCGCATCGTGGCGCTGGCGACCGGCGCGGGCGACGAGGAGATCGAGCGTGCCCTCGCGGCCACGGGCGGCGAGGTCAAGAACGCGATCCTCACCATCCTGGGCGGCGTGGACGGCGCGACGGCGAAACGTCTCCTCACGGAGAGCGGAGGGCATCTGCGCGCGGCACTTGAGAAGTCGGCCGGCTGA
- a CDS encoding PTS transporter subunit EIIC, with the protein MPSTSYAATAAALLPLVGGPANVTSVAHCMTRLRLGLTDRSLVDEDALRALPEVLGVVDDDTYQIVLGPGKAAQVTAEFEVLVRTSADEPAARGAALKEARRQRNATPGKILLRRVANVFVPLIPALIGCGVIAGATGLLLNLRLLPSVTPALTTLSSAFMALIAVFVGHNTAKEFGGTPVLGGAVAAVVVYPGVAKVTVLGAALAPGQGGVLGALAAALLATCVEKWCRTWVPATLDVLLTPTLTVLVPGLVTLYVLMYAAGAAASAIGTAANWLLSTTGAAAGLVLGGMFLPLVMLGLHQALIPIHTTLIEQQGSTVLLPLLAMAGAGQVGAALAVYVRLRHDLSLRTTIRSALPAGLLGVGEPLIYGVSLPLGRPFLTACVGGAAGGAFVGGFAMLGYKVGATAIGPSGWALFPLLAGNRGPGVTAAIYGGGLLTGYAVGFATTYAFGFTRRT; encoded by the coding sequence GTGCCCAGTACCTCATACGCCGCCACCGCCGCCGCGCTGCTCCCCCTGGTCGGCGGCCCCGCGAACGTCACCTCCGTCGCCCACTGCATGACCCGACTGCGGCTGGGCCTGACCGACCGATCCCTCGTGGACGAGGACGCCCTGCGCGCGTTGCCCGAGGTGCTGGGAGTGGTGGACGACGACACGTACCAGATCGTGCTCGGGCCGGGGAAGGCCGCACAGGTCACGGCGGAGTTCGAGGTCCTCGTCCGTACGAGCGCCGATGAACCGGCCGCGCGGGGAGCCGCGTTGAAGGAGGCCCGGCGGCAGCGCAACGCCACTCCCGGCAAGATCCTCCTGCGTCGCGTGGCGAACGTCTTCGTGCCGCTGATCCCGGCCCTCATCGGATGCGGCGTCATCGCAGGCGCGACGGGCCTGCTCCTCAACCTGCGCCTGCTGCCGTCCGTCACCCCCGCCCTCACCACCCTCTCCTCCGCCTTCATGGCCCTGATCGCGGTCTTCGTGGGCCACAACACGGCGAAGGAGTTCGGCGGCACTCCGGTACTGGGCGGCGCGGTCGCCGCGGTCGTGGTCTACCCCGGGGTCGCCAAGGTCACCGTGCTGGGGGCGGCCCTCGCCCCCGGCCAGGGCGGGGTGCTGGGCGCCCTGGCCGCCGCGCTCCTCGCGACGTGCGTCGAGAAGTGGTGCCGCACCTGGGTCCCGGCCACCCTGGACGTCCTGCTGACCCCGACGCTCACGGTGCTGGTCCCCGGCCTGGTGACGCTCTACGTCCTGATGTACGCGGCCGGAGCGGCGGCGAGCGCCATCGGCACGGCGGCGAACTGGCTCCTGTCGACCACGGGCGCGGCAGCGGGCCTGGTCCTCGGCGGCATGTTCCTCCCCCTGGTGATGCTGGGCCTGCACCAGGCCCTGATCCCGATCCACACCACCCTCATCGAACAGCAGGGCTCCACGGTCCTGCTCCCCCTCCTGGCGATGGCGGGCGCGGGACAGGTGGGCGCGGCCCTGGCGGTCTACGTCCGCCTCCGCCACGACCTCTCCCTCCGTACGACCATCCGCTCGGCCCTCCCCGCGGGCCTCCTGGGCGTCGGCGAGCCCCTGATCTACGGCGTCTCGCTACCGCTCGGCCGCCCGTTCCTCACGGCGTGCGTCGGCGGTGCGGCGGGCGGAGCGTTCGTCGGCGGTTTCGCGATGCTCGGCTACAAGGTGGGCGCGACGGCGATCGGACCGTCCGGATGGGCACTGTTCCCGCTGCTGGCAGGGAACAGGGGGCCGGGGGTGACGGCGGCGATCTACGGAGGCGGGCTGCTGACGGGGTACGCGGTGGGCTTCGCGACGACCTACGCGTTCGGCTTCACGCGGCGGACGTAG
- a CDS encoding DedA family protein, with protein sequence MTQPPLPGVLADVAPILDHWGYLAVAGLVFIEDFGVPVPGETILIVAAVYAGAGRLNIVLVAVIAFCAAVLGDNVGYAIGRFGGHRLVERYGRYVLLTPARVKKAEGFFIRHGGKVVTVARFIEGLRQANGIIAGMAGMSWRRFLAFNALGAALWVGAWVTFGGLAGAHLDTLYPAIQRYELYLLIAMAVLLLILIGRHVHRRRSDAAPQPDR encoded by the coding sequence ATGACACAGCCCCCGCTTCCCGGAGTCCTGGCCGACGTCGCCCCGATCCTGGACCACTGGGGCTACCTGGCGGTCGCCGGCCTGGTGTTCATCGAGGACTTCGGCGTGCCCGTGCCCGGCGAGACGATCCTGATCGTCGCCGCCGTCTACGCGGGCGCGGGCCGGCTGAACATCGTCCTGGTGGCGGTCATCGCCTTCTGCGCCGCCGTGCTCGGTGACAACGTCGGCTACGCCATCGGCCGCTTCGGCGGCCACAGGCTCGTCGAGCGCTACGGCCGCTACGTGCTGCTCACCCCGGCCCGCGTGAAGAAGGCGGAAGGCTTCTTCATTCGGCACGGGGGCAAGGTGGTCACCGTGGCCAGGTTCATCGAGGGCCTGCGCCAGGCGAACGGGATCATCGCCGGGATGGCCGGAATGTCCTGGCGCCGCTTCCTGGCCTTCAACGCCCTGGGCGCGGCCCTGTGGGTCGGCGCCTGGGTCACGTTCGGCGGCCTGGCCGGAGCCCACCTGGACACGCTGTACCCGGCGATCCAGCGCTACGAGCTGTACCTGCTGATAGCCATGGCCGTACTGCTATTGATCCTCATCGGTCGCCATGTGCACCGGCGCCGCAGCGACGCGGCGCCGCAGCCGGACCGGTGA
- a CDS encoding FUSC family protein: MIQPVWHWLQTAGQAVRRAWEEPGRERDIVVQALKAALAAWVAWAVAGWWLKAPVAFVAPWVAVVLVESTVYRSIARGLQQLAAIATGTVVATGVALLLHNTMTAMALVLPTVVLLGHWQRLGSQGIYAATGALFVLTNGQVTLATSAARIAEAVFGALVGITVNALIRPPVYLRDSRAALQDAAGEAHDILQAVADGMAEDRWDADEAATWHERALRLERLVEQARSAIGWSRESMRVNLRRRSRALSAPGKDYDDAVVVLDYAAVHTAGVTRAVLEAASEDRPAARPDPSAARRYADFLHQTAQALQLYCDSRFGTQDDHELRQAVRKLRDTHDELRRHLACSVPDDPGEVATYGTLLTQARRLVDQLVATEA, from the coding sequence GTGATCCAGCCGGTGTGGCACTGGCTGCAGACGGCCGGCCAGGCGGTGCGGCGGGCCTGGGAGGAACCCGGCCGGGAGCGGGACATCGTCGTCCAGGCGCTGAAGGCGGCGCTGGCCGCCTGGGTGGCCTGGGCCGTGGCGGGCTGGTGGCTGAAGGCCCCGGTGGCCTTCGTGGCGCCCTGGGTGGCGGTCGTCCTGGTGGAGTCGACCGTGTACCGGTCGATCGCACGCGGGCTGCAGCAGCTCGCGGCGATCGCCACCGGCACGGTCGTCGCGACAGGGGTGGCACTGCTGCTGCACAACACGATGACCGCCATGGCGCTGGTGCTGCCCACGGTGGTGCTCCTGGGTCACTGGCAGCGCCTGGGCAGCCAGGGCATCTACGCGGCCACCGGCGCGCTGTTCGTCCTGACCAACGGGCAGGTCACCCTCGCCACCTCGGCCGCGCGGATCGCCGAGGCGGTCTTCGGCGCCCTGGTCGGGATCACCGTCAACGCGCTGATCCGGCCCCCGGTCTATCTGCGCGACAGCCGGGCGGCCCTCCAGGACGCCGCGGGGGAGGCCCACGACATCCTCCAGGCGGTGGCCGACGGGATGGCCGAGGACCGGTGGGACGCCGACGAGGCCGCCACCTGGCACGAGCGGGCGCTGCGCCTGGAACGCCTGGTGGAACAGGCCCGCTCCGCGATCGGCTGGAGCCGGGAGAGCATGCGCGTCAACCTCCGCCGCCGCTCACGCGCACTCTCCGCGCCGGGCAAGGACTACGACGACGCGGTCGTGGTCCTGGACTACGCCGCCGTGCACACCGCCGGGGTCACCAGGGCGGTCCTGGAGGCCGCGTCCGAGGACCGCCCGGCGGCCCGGCCGGACCCCTCCGCCGCCCGCCGCTACGCCGACTTCCTGCACCAGACCGCGCAGGCGCTCCAGCTCTACTGCGACAGCCGCTTCGGCACCCAGGACGACCACGAGCTCCGCCAAGCCGTGCGCAAGCTGCGCGACACGCATGACGAACTGCGCCGGCACCTGGCCTGCTCGGTACCGGACGACCCCGGCGAGGTCGCCACCTACGGCACCCTGCTCACCCAGGCCCGCCGCCTGGTCGACCAACTCGTCGCCACGGAAGCCTGA
- a CDS encoding carboxylesterase/lipase family protein, translating into MFRGIPFAEPPVGEGRFRAPRRVRAWEGTREAYAFGPPPPQETAFLGRTGVLDASLGDDWLTANVWTPDPDPAARRPVMVWIYGGAYKLGHAGSPGYDARHIARDGDLVVVTFNYRVGIEGFARIEGAPANRGLLDQVAALEWVRDNIEAFGGDPEQVTVFGESAGAGSVAALLAMPRAAGLFRRAIAQSVPGTYFSDELARDLATAIAAEAGLRPTAADLSAVDPRRLTDAGQALSAKMLQHQDRWGQVAPTVTPFSPVVDGEVLPTTPWRALADGAGRDVELITGHNREEYQLFLVLGGMLGRITDEQVTGALRLFAPGPDGEAAYRAAFPDAAPDELYERIQSDWLFRMPTLHLAEAQVAGGGRAYAYELTWPAPGSGGVLRACHGLDIPLLFGTFTADLGSLLFGDGEPGPEAEALASRFRTSWTTFARTGDPGWPAYDAERRLVQVLDVEPTVTAYPEEASRRIWEGHEFPALPLLR; encoded by the coding sequence GTGTTCCGCGGGATACCGTTCGCCGAGCCGCCGGTGGGGGAGGGGCGCTTCCGGGCGCCCCGCCGGGTACGGGCCTGGGAGGGCACCCGGGAGGCGTACGCGTTCGGGCCGCCGCCCCCGCAGGAGACGGCCTTCCTGGGCCGTACCGGCGTCCTGGACGCGTCCCTCGGCGACGACTGGCTGACCGCCAACGTCTGGACACCAGACCCCGATCCGGCCGCCCGCCGCCCCGTGATGGTGTGGATCTACGGCGGCGCCTACAAACTCGGCCATGCGGGCAGCCCCGGCTACGACGCCCGGCACATCGCCCGCGACGGCGACCTCGTCGTCGTCACCTTCAACTACCGCGTCGGCATCGAGGGGTTCGCCCGCATCGAGGGCGCCCCCGCCAACCGCGGTCTGCTGGACCAGGTCGCGGCCCTGGAGTGGGTGCGGGACAACATCGAGGCATTCGGCGGCGACCCGGAGCAGGTAACCGTCTTCGGCGAGTCGGCGGGCGCCGGCTCCGTCGCCGCGCTGCTGGCCATGCCCCGCGCGGCCGGCCTGTTCCGGCGGGCGATCGCCCAGAGCGTGCCGGGCACGTACTTCTCCGACGAACTGGCCCGTGACCTCGCGACCGCCATCGCCGCGGAGGCGGGCCTGCGCCCCACGGCCGCCGACCTGTCGGCCGTGGACCCGCGCCGGCTGACCGACGCGGGTCAGGCGCTGAGCGCGAAGATGCTCCAGCACCAGGACCGCTGGGGACAGGTCGCGCCGACGGTGACCCCCTTCTCGCCGGTCGTCGACGGCGAGGTGCTGCCCACCACACCCTGGCGGGCGCTGGCGGACGGGGCGGGCCGGGACGTCGAGCTGATCACCGGGCACAACCGGGAGGAGTACCAGCTCTTCCTGGTCCTCGGCGGCATGCTCGGCCGGATCACCGACGAGCAGGTGACGGGAGCCCTGCGCCTGTTCGCTCCGGGCCCGGACGGCGAGGCCGCCTACCGCGCAGCGTTCCCCGACGCCGCGCCCGACGAGCTGTACGAACGGATCCAGTCGGACTGGCTCTTCCGCATGCCCACCCTGCACCTGGCCGAGGCGCAGGTGGCCGGGGGCGGCCGTGCGTACGCGTACGAACTGACCTGGCCGGCGCCGGGCAGCGGAGGCGTCCTGCGCGCCTGCCACGGTCTCGACATCCCGCTGTTGTTCGGCACGTTCACGGCGGACCTCGGCTCCCTGCTGTTCGGGGACGGGGAACCCGGCCCGGAGGCCGAGGCGCTGGCCTCCCGCTTCCGCACCTCCTGGACCACGTTCGCGAGGACGGGCGACCCGGGCTGGCCGGCGTACGACGCCGAGCGCCGGCTGGTGCAGGTGCTGGACGTGGAGCCGACGGTCACCGCATACCCGGAGGAGGCGTCGCGGCGCATCTGGGAGGGGCACGAGTTCCCGGCGCTGCCGCTGCTGCGCTGA
- a CDS encoding MFS transporter — MSPNTPPRPNAVVAVLAFAGIVVSLMQTLVIPIVPELPQLLHASSSDTAWAVTATLLAGAVATPVMGRLGDMHGKRRMLLLSVTMLVAGSLTAALSDSLTPMIVGRALQGLAAGVIPLGISIMRDELPAERLGSATALMSASLGVGGALGLPAAAVIAENYDWHVLFWTSAVLGAVAAVLVLVLVPESKVRTGGRFDVVGALGMATGLVCLLLAISKGADWGWGSGTTIGMFAAALVVLLAWGFFELRVREPLVDLRTTARRQVLVTNLASIAIGFAMFAMSLVLPQLLQLPTATGYGLGKSLLTAGLVMAPSGLVMMAVAPVSAVVSKTRGPKTTLMIGALIVAAGYVLNIVLMDQVWHFVLVSCVIGAGIGFTYGSMPALIMGAVPASETGAANSLNTLMRSIGTSTASAVAGVILANMTETLGPVTLPSQDGFRTVLAIGAGAALLAFAVASFIPRRRPATGQTPPAADGPAGHAKVSEAKA; from the coding sequence ATGTCCCCCAACACGCCGCCGAGGCCGAACGCCGTCGTGGCCGTCCTGGCCTTCGCCGGCATCGTCGTCTCGTTGATGCAGACCCTGGTCATCCCGATCGTCCCCGAGCTGCCGCAACTGCTGCACGCCTCGTCGTCGGACACCGCCTGGGCCGTCACCGCCACCCTGCTCGCGGGCGCCGTCGCCACCCCTGTGATGGGCCGCCTCGGAGACATGCACGGCAAGCGCCGCATGCTCCTGCTCAGCGTGACCATGCTGGTGGCCGGATCTCTCACCGCGGCCCTCAGCGACTCCCTCACTCCGATGATCGTCGGACGGGCCCTGCAGGGTCTGGCGGCCGGTGTCATCCCGCTCGGCATCAGCATCATGCGCGACGAACTGCCCGCCGAGCGCCTGGGCTCCGCCACCGCGCTGATGAGCGCCTCCCTCGGTGTGGGCGGCGCCCTCGGCCTGCCCGCCGCCGCGGTCATCGCCGAGAACTACGACTGGCACGTGCTGTTCTGGACCTCGGCCGTCCTCGGCGCCGTGGCCGCCGTCCTCGTCCTCGTACTCGTGCCCGAGTCCAAGGTGCGCACCGGTGGACGCTTCGACGTGGTCGGGGCCCTGGGCATGGCGACCGGACTGGTGTGCCTGCTGCTGGCGATCTCCAAGGGTGCGGACTGGGGCTGGGGCAGCGGCACCACCATCGGCATGTTCGCGGCGGCCCTCGTCGTCCTGCTGGCATGGGGCTTCTTCGAGCTGCGCGTCAGGGAGCCGCTGGTGGACCTGCGCACCACCGCCCGCCGCCAGGTGCTGGTGACGAACCTCGCCTCGATCGCGATCGGCTTCGCGATGTTCGCGATGTCCCTGGTCCTGCCCCAGCTCCTGCAACTGCCCACGGCGACCGGCTACGGCCTCGGCAAGTCCCTGCTCACCGCCGGCCTGGTCATGGCGCCGTCCGGCCTGGTGATGATGGCCGTGGCACCGGTCTCCGCGGTCGTCTCCAAGACGCGGGGGCCGAAGACGACCCTGATGATCGGTGCCCTGATCGTGGCCGCCGGCTACGTGCTGAACATCGTGCTGATGGACCAGGTCTGGCACTTCGTCCTGGTCTCCTGCGTCATCGGCGCCGGCATCGGCTTCACCTACGGCTCCATGCCCGCGCTGATCATGGGTGCGGTGCCCGCGTCCGAGACCGGTGCCGCCAACAGCCTCAACACGCTGATGCGGTCCATCGGCACCTCCACCGCGAGCGCGGTCGCCGGCGTGATCCTCGCCAACATGACCGAGACCCTCGGGCCCGTCACCCTGCCCTCCCAGGACGGCTTCCGCACCGTCCTGGCCATCGGGGCCGGTGCCGCGCTCCTCGCCTTCGCCGTCGCCTCCTTCATCCCGCGCCGGCGTCCGGCCACCGGGCAGACACCGCCCGCAGCCGACGGTCCGGCCGGGCACGCGAAGGTCTCCGAAGCCAAGGCGTAG